A genome region from Arthrobacter sp. SLBN-100 includes the following:
- the thiE gene encoding thiamine phosphate synthase codes for MNVSHTPAAATDVLSTTKISNGLSTARLYLCTDARKDRGDFEQFVDAAFAGGVDIIQLRDKTIEAAEELELLAVLKETAERHGRLWAVNDRADIAVLSGAPVFHVGQKDLPLAAARTLLNGNAAIGLSSHTPGQVDAALAAAAGPAGLDYFCVGPVWATPTKPGRAAVGLELVKYAAGAARASGQEGQSDGGVPWFAIGGIGHGNVEQVVEAGARRIVVVRAITEAEDPAAAAASLLAALDAPGS; via the coding sequence ATGAATGTGTCCCACACTCCAGCCGCCGCCACCGATGTCCTGAGCACCACCAAGATCAGCAACGGTCTGAGCACAGCGCGCCTGTACCTCTGCACGGACGCCCGGAAGGACCGCGGCGATTTCGAACAGTTCGTGGATGCGGCGTTTGCCGGCGGCGTGGACATCATCCAGCTCCGGGACAAAACCATCGAGGCCGCCGAGGAGTTGGAACTGCTGGCCGTCCTGAAGGAAACGGCGGAGCGGCACGGCCGGCTGTGGGCCGTCAACGACCGGGCCGACATCGCAGTGCTGTCCGGGGCCCCGGTATTCCACGTCGGCCAGAAGGACCTCCCCCTGGCCGCCGCGCGGACCCTGCTCAACGGCAACGCGGCCATCGGCCTGTCAAGCCACACTCCCGGGCAAGTGGACGCGGCCCTCGCGGCGGCCGCCGGGCCGGCGGGGCTGGACTACTTCTGCGTGGGCCCGGTGTGGGCAACGCCCACCAAACCGGGGCGGGCCGCCGTGGGGCTTGAGCTGGTGAAGTACGCCGCCGGGGCTGCGCGTGCCTCAGGGCAGGAAGGACAGTCCGACGGCGGTGTCCCCTGGTTTGCGATCGGCGGCATCGGCCACGGCAACGTGGAGCAGGTAGTGGAAGCAGGCGCCCGCCGGATCGTGGTGGTCCGGGCCATCACCGAAGCCGAGGACCCCGCAGCCGCCGCCGCTTCGCTCCTTGCCGCCTTGGATGCACCCGGTTCCTGA
- a CDS encoding RNB domain-containing ribonuclease translates to MSHHRLAPNVHEHKNALEAALGALRAELELPAAYPDDAVADAKAAVESLQLPAYDLTAVEFVTIDPASSTDLDQALFIEPDADGYHVLYAIADVPAFVTPGGPLDAETRRRGQTFYAPDGRIPLHPEIISEQAGSLLPGQDCSAFVWDFHLDNAAEVRSAAVRRARIRSRAKLSYKGAQAQLDDGTAPPVLRLLREVGLKRVELERARGGASLNMPDQEIVQLPDGGYRIDAAPQLPVEDWNAQISLMTGMAAARLMLTGKVGILRTMPSPDERSLNHFRLQTEALGKPWDGEVSYGEYLRSLDPTDPRQLAIMHSAGMLFRGAAYTAFDGSVPEDGVQSAIGAAYAHTTAPLRRLVDRFVLVICEALSNGGKVPGWAREALPTLPEIMAGSDQLASRMERMALDTVEAALLVNHVGQEFEAIVISGSKPQNGKNGNGNGKNGNGKNGNGNGNGGSGIIQIPDPAVTARCAGELEPGTKVRVRLVSSDIATREVHFELVPSAP, encoded by the coding sequence GTGTCACACCATCGGCTGGCTCCCAACGTCCACGAGCACAAGAACGCGCTAGAGGCGGCGCTCGGTGCTCTGCGGGCCGAGCTGGAGCTGCCGGCGGCCTACCCCGATGATGCCGTGGCCGACGCCAAAGCAGCCGTGGAATCCCTGCAGCTCCCCGCCTACGACCTGACTGCCGTCGAGTTCGTCACCATCGATCCCGCGTCCTCCACCGACCTGGACCAGGCACTGTTCATAGAGCCCGACGCCGACGGGTACCACGTGCTCTACGCCATCGCGGACGTGCCCGCATTCGTGACCCCCGGCGGGCCTTTGGATGCGGAAACACGCCGCCGCGGGCAGACGTTCTACGCCCCCGACGGGCGGATCCCGCTGCATCCGGAAATCATCAGCGAACAGGCCGGCAGCCTCCTTCCTGGCCAGGACTGCTCTGCGTTCGTCTGGGATTTCCACCTCGACAACGCCGCCGAGGTCAGGTCCGCTGCCGTCAGGCGGGCGCGTATCCGCAGCCGGGCCAAGCTCAGCTACAAAGGCGCCCAGGCGCAACTCGACGACGGCACGGCCCCGCCGGTGCTGCGGCTCCTTAGAGAGGTGGGGCTCAAGCGTGTGGAGCTGGAGCGGGCCCGCGGCGGCGCCAGCCTGAACATGCCCGACCAGGAGATCGTCCAGCTGCCGGACGGCGGCTACCGGATTGACGCTGCTCCCCAGCTTCCCGTGGAGGACTGGAACGCGCAGATCTCGTTGATGACCGGAATGGCGGCCGCCCGGCTCATGCTCACGGGGAAGGTCGGCATCCTGCGCACCATGCCGTCCCCGGATGAGCGCTCCCTGAACCATTTCCGGCTGCAGACTGAAGCCCTGGGCAAGCCCTGGGACGGCGAAGTCAGTTACGGGGAATACCTGCGCAGCCTGGACCCAACGGATCCCCGCCAGCTGGCCATCATGCACTCCGCCGGCATGCTGTTCCGCGGCGCCGCCTACACGGCCTTTGACGGATCAGTGCCGGAAGACGGCGTCCAGTCCGCCATCGGCGCCGCCTACGCGCATACCACTGCGCCGTTGCGCCGCCTGGTGGACCGCTTTGTCCTGGTCATCTGCGAGGCCTTGAGCAACGGCGGGAAGGTGCCGGGCTGGGCACGGGAAGCCCTGCCAACTTTGCCGGAGATCATGGCGGGATCGGACCAGTTGGCGTCACGGATGGAGCGGATGGCCCTGGACACGGTGGAGGCTGCGCTGCTGGTCAACCACGTGGGCCAGGAGTTCGAAGCGATCGTTATTTCTGGGTCGAAGCCGCAAAACGGCAAAAACGGGAACGGCAACGGGAAGAACGGGAACGGCAAGAACGGGAACGGCAACGGGAACGGCGGTTCGGGGATCATCCAGATCCCGGACCCCGCCGTGACGGCCCGCTGCGCCGGTGAGCTGGAGCCCGGAACCAAGGTCCGGGTGCGCCTGGTCTCTTCGGATATCGCAACACGCGAAGTCCATTTCGAGCTGGTGCCATCTGCCCCCTGA
- a CDS encoding FAD-dependent oxidoreductase, whose product MGAPSNPGAMEPLSAPPVGTIRADVAVIGGGVIGHGIAWEAQRSGRSVVVIDDAPGSGASWAAAGMLAPVSELHYQEEDLLELMLDASARWPAFVAGLREASGADPGYITTPTLAVGADAADRRALMDLRAVQQANGLAVEPLTVREARKREPLLSPAIACALDTPADHQVDPRLLVDCLRRALAGHGVNGTRDEAARSGTRQDGAAAAGAVDGYSVPDKAAALLWQDGAVAGVQLVGGGTVLAGETVVANGLHAAELGSLPAGLHLPLRPVFGEILRLAVPPHLRPLVVSTVRGLVHGVPVYIVPRRDGTVVIGATQREDAPSATGAVSAGGVYQLLRDAQVLVPAVAELELLECTVRARPGTPDNAPLLGRIPVRGGAGQAGGHVPGLIIATGFFRHGVLLTPAAAAICRDLMDGREDARWAPFSPARFSGAATASASATRAASGGLSHQPPTKETV is encoded by the coding sequence ATGGGCGCACCATCGAACCCGGGCGCAATGGAACCGCTATCCGCGCCGCCCGTCGGCACCATCCGTGCCGATGTCGCCGTCATCGGCGGCGGAGTGATCGGCCATGGCATTGCCTGGGAGGCGCAACGCTCGGGACGTTCCGTAGTGGTCATCGATGACGCTCCGGGTTCCGGGGCCAGCTGGGCGGCCGCCGGGATGCTGGCCCCGGTCAGCGAGCTGCACTACCAGGAAGAGGACCTCCTCGAGCTGATGCTGGACGCGTCGGCCCGCTGGCCCGCCTTCGTGGCCGGCCTCCGCGAAGCGTCAGGGGCTGATCCGGGATACATCACGACGCCGACCCTTGCCGTGGGTGCCGACGCCGCCGACCGCCGTGCCCTGATGGACCTGCGCGCGGTGCAGCAGGCCAACGGACTCGCCGTGGAACCGCTCACTGTCCGCGAAGCCCGCAAACGGGAGCCCCTGCTTAGCCCGGCCATCGCCTGCGCGCTGGACACCCCGGCTGACCACCAGGTGGACCCGCGGCTGCTGGTGGACTGCCTGCGGCGCGCGCTCGCCGGCCACGGCGTGAACGGAACCAGGGACGAAGCTGCCCGCAGCGGAACCAGACAGGATGGCGCAGCAGCAGCCGGCGCCGTCGACGGTTACTCGGTGCCGGACAAAGCGGCTGCGCTGCTGTGGCAGGACGGCGCCGTTGCCGGCGTGCAGTTGGTCGGCGGGGGAACCGTGCTGGCCGGCGAAACGGTAGTGGCGAACGGGCTGCACGCGGCAGAACTGGGGTCCCTCCCGGCAGGCCTGCATCTTCCGTTGCGGCCCGTCTTCGGGGAGATCCTGCGGCTCGCAGTGCCCCCGCATCTGCGGCCGCTGGTGGTGTCCACCGTCCGGGGCCTGGTGCATGGCGTGCCGGTGTATATCGTTCCCCGCCGGGACGGCACGGTGGTCATCGGGGCAACCCAGCGCGAGGACGCGCCCTCCGCAACCGGTGCAGTTTCCGCCGGCGGCGTCTACCAGCTCCTCCGCGACGCGCAGGTGCTGGTTCCCGCCGTCGCCGAACTTGAACTGCTGGAGTGCACCGTCCGGGCCCGTCCCGGAACGCCGGACAACGCACCGCTGCTGGGCCGGATACCCGTTCGAGGCGGCGCGGGCCAGGCCGGCGGACACGTTCCGGGCCTTATCATCGCCACCGGGTTCTTCCGCCACGGGGTCCTCCTGACCCCGGCCGCAGCCGCCATCTGCAGGGACCTCATGGACGGCCGCGAGGACGCCCGCTGGGCGCCTTTCAGCCCTGCCCGCTTTTCC